Proteins encoded within one genomic window of Cellulomonas xiejunii:
- a CDS encoding DNA gyrase/topoisomerase IV subunit A, whose protein sequence is MARRPASPDLPPEDLVERIVDVDVTTEMEGSFLEYAYSVIYSRALPDARDGLKPVQRRIIYQMADMGLRPERPYVKSARVVGEVMGKLHPHGDSAIYDAMVRLAQPFSLRLPLVDGHGNFGSLDDGPAASRYTEARMAPAAVAMTHGLDEDVVDFVPNYDNKLKQPGVLPAAIPNLLVNGATGIAVGMATNMVPHNLVEVVAAARHLVKHPDATLEDLMRFVPGPDLPTGGKIVGLDGVRDAYRTGRGAFRTRATARIENVTPKRKGIVITELPYTVGPEKVIEKIKEGVQSKKLSGIADAVDLTDRAHGLRLVIEVKTGFHPEAVLEQLYRHTPLEDSFSINNVALVDGQPRTLGLVELLRVWVEHRLEVVRRRTSHRLTKRQERLHLVEGLLIAILDIDEVIQVIRASDDADTARTRLRSVFDLSEPQAEYILELRLRRLTRFSRIELERERDELVDEISRLQAILADDALLRGVTSDEMAEVAATYGTPRRTVLLEHAGGTSLAGAAGAPASAKGGAPLEIPDTPCWALLSATGLVARTGEDVAPVRGDGTTRSRHDVVASAVATTARADIGALTSSGRVVRLSVLELPALPPTDGPPSLSGGLPVGEAVTLEKDERVVALVPLVEDSPPLALATAQGVVKRVTPGDVPNNRDAWEAISLKDGDSVVGAALASDEDELVLVSSDASLLHFPGSQVRPQGRAAGGMTGIKLAAGARVVAFGVVRPDEDAVVVTVSGSSSALPGTQTGAAKVTPFAAYPGKGRATGGVRSHRFLKGEDALILAHVGAAPARATGSGGQPVDLPPLDERRDGSGAPLTAPVHAIG, encoded by the coding sequence ATGGCGCGTCGCCCCGCCAGCCCCGACCTGCCGCCCGAGGACCTCGTCGAGCGGATCGTCGACGTCGACGTCACGACGGAGATGGAGGGGTCGTTCCTCGAGTACGCGTACTCGGTCATCTACTCGCGGGCCCTGCCGGACGCGCGCGACGGCCTCAAGCCCGTGCAGCGGCGGATCATCTACCAGATGGCCGACATGGGCCTGCGCCCCGAGCGGCCCTACGTGAAGTCGGCGCGTGTCGTCGGCGAGGTCATGGGCAAGCTCCACCCGCACGGCGACTCGGCGATCTACGACGCCATGGTCCGCCTCGCCCAGCCGTTCTCGCTGCGCCTGCCGCTGGTCGACGGCCACGGCAACTTCGGCTCGCTCGACGACGGTCCGGCGGCCTCCCGGTACACCGAGGCGCGGATGGCGCCCGCGGCGGTCGCGATGACGCACGGCCTCGACGAGGACGTCGTGGACTTCGTCCCGAACTACGACAACAAGCTCAAGCAGCCGGGCGTGCTGCCCGCCGCCATCCCGAACCTGCTGGTCAACGGCGCGACCGGCATCGCGGTCGGCATGGCGACCAACATGGTCCCGCACAACCTCGTCGAGGTCGTGGCGGCGGCGCGGCACCTCGTGAAGCACCCGGACGCGACGCTCGAGGACCTCATGCGGTTCGTCCCGGGTCCGGACCTGCCGACGGGCGGCAAGATCGTCGGTCTCGACGGCGTGCGCGACGCGTACCGCACGGGCCGCGGCGCGTTCCGCACGCGGGCGACCGCGCGGATCGAGAACGTCACGCCGAAGCGCAAGGGCATCGTCATCACCGAGCTGCCGTACACGGTCGGCCCGGAGAAGGTCATCGAGAAGATCAAGGAGGGCGTGCAGTCCAAGAAGCTCTCCGGCATCGCCGACGCGGTCGACCTCACCGACCGCGCGCACGGTCTGCGGCTCGTCATCGAGGTCAAGACGGGATTCCACCCCGAGGCGGTCCTCGAGCAGCTCTACCGGCACACGCCCCTGGAGGACTCGTTCTCCATCAACAACGTCGCGCTCGTCGACGGCCAGCCGCGCACGCTGGGGCTGGTCGAGCTGCTGCGGGTGTGGGTCGAGCACCGGCTCGAGGTCGTGCGTCGGCGCACGTCGCACCGTCTGACGAAGCGCCAGGAGCGGCTGCACCTGGTCGAGGGCCTGCTCATCGCGATCCTCGACATCGACGAGGTCATCCAGGTCATCCGCGCGTCGGACGACGCCGACACGGCGCGCACGCGGCTGCGATCCGTCTTCGACCTGTCCGAGCCGCAGGCCGAGTACATCCTCGAGCTGCGGCTGCGTCGGCTGACGCGGTTCTCGCGCATCGAGCTCGAGCGCGAGCGAGACGAGCTCGTCGACGAGATCTCCCGGCTGCAGGCGATCCTCGCGGACGACGCCCTGCTGCGCGGCGTCACGTCCGACGAGATGGCCGAGGTGGCGGCGACGTACGGCACGCCGCGACGCACCGTGCTGCTCGAGCACGCGGGCGGCACGAGCCTTGCGGGGGCGGCGGGCGCTCCCGCGTCGGCGAAGGGCGGTGCGCCCCTGGAGATCCCCGACACGCCGTGCTGGGCGCTGCTGTCGGCCACGGGCCTGGTGGCGCGCACCGGGGAGGACGTGGCGCCCGTGCGCGGGGACGGCACGACGCGCAGCCGGCACGACGTGGTCGCCTCGGCGGTCGCCACCACCGCGCGTGCCGACATCGGTGCGCTGACGTCGAGCGGTCGGGTCGTGCGCCTGTCGGTCCTCGAGCTGCCGGCGCTGCCCCCCACCGACGGCCCGCCGTCGCTGTCGGGCGGCCTGCCGGTCGGCGAGGCCGTGACGCTCGAGAAGGACGAGCGCGTCGTCGCCCTCGTCCCGCTGGTCGAGGACTCTCCCCCGCTGGCACTCGCGACCGCTCAGGGCGTCGTCAAGCGCGTCACGCCGGGGGACGTCCCGAACAACCGCGACGCGTGGGAGGCGATCAGCCTCAAGGACGGCGACTCGGTCGTGGGCGCCGCCCTCGCCTCCGACGAGGACGAGCTCGTCCTGGTGTCCTCCGACGCCTCGTTGCTGCACTTCCCGGGCTCCCAGGTGCGCCCGCAGGGTCGTGCCGCAGGCGGCATGACGGGGATCAAGCTGGCCGCCGGTGCGCGGGTCGTGGCCTTCGGGGTCGTCCGCCCCGACGAGGACGCCGTCGTGGTCACCGTCTCGGGCTCGTCGTCGGCGCTGCCCGGCACGCAGACCGGTGCCGCCAAGGTCACGCCGTTCGCGGCGTACCCGGGCAAGGGACGCGCGACGGGTGGCGTGCGCTCGCACCGGTTCCTCAAGGGTGAGGACGCGCTGATCCTCGCCCACGTGGGAGCGGCGCCGGCGCGCGCCACCGGGTCCGGGGGGCAGCCGGTCGACCTGCCGCCGCTCGACGAGCGACGCGACGGCTCGGGCGCACCGCTCACGGCACCGGTCCACGCGATCGGCTGA
- a CDS encoding GNAT family N-acetyltransferase encodes MANVVPGDGQPAPAAVPGPAAPYPAGWEADVVLTDGSTTRLRPIRPDDADALQAFHVAQSERSTYLRFFASLERLPDRDLERLVTVDHRTRVALVAVSGAPGTDAPERIIGVARYDLVAPETAEVAFNISDAHQGKGLASVLLEHLAAAARERGVRRFVAEVLPQNGRMLAVFKEAGYEVRQRTEDGVVQVGFDIDPTDRSLAVAADREHRTEARSMRALLTARSVVVVGPGPDPGPDGGLAARQAARVVEGLVPEARAGRITVHAVGVGDAGPDANGVSHHLRIEDVPGPVELAVVALPAALVLDVARRLGDLGVRGLVLVSGGFAESGPEGLARQRLLVGIAHGAGMRVVGPSSFGLLATHDGTTLDASLAARPPRPGRVGLFCQSAPLAVTLLAAVERRGLGLAQLVSAGHRADVSGNDLMQFWGEDEDTDVVALYLESIGNPRKFSRVARRLSAHKPVVVLTAGRSGHVVPPGHAVRPTRAPRRTLEEVLRQSGAIRVENVHQMLDVVQLLAHQALPTGRRTAVLASSAGGAALVAEAAAAAGLVVTGCVELLSEDADAARVRAAVERVYTDPDVDVVVVVRIPTLGGHDPVLRSEVARAAARTGRTTVACLDDLHGVTAELTAPDGDGRERTVPAYAGPEDAALALGHAARYAAWRAGGRGVPVHPDGVDTRAAGRLVAGLLSASGATDGAPLTLDPAQTAELLAAAGIHLWPSVRVHDADEAVRAAERLRWPVAVKTTVPALRHRADLGGVRLDVADETELRADVEGILALAGEHDPGPGVPPLEVQAMAPHGVACVVRSSEDPLFGPVISLGLAGDASDLLGDVAYGVPPLTDVDVAELVRTPRAAPRLFGYRGLPALDVAALEDLVARVSVLADALPDVRSLELNPVVVSPHGLAVLGAYASVAPADRADAARRLARP; translated from the coding sequence ATGGCCAACGTCGTCCCCGGAGACGGGCAGCCCGCCCCCGCAGCGGTGCCGGGGCCTGCCGCGCCCTATCCGGCGGGCTGGGAGGCCGACGTCGTGCTGACGGACGGCTCGACCACGCGCCTGCGGCCGATCCGCCCCGACGACGCCGACGCCCTGCAGGCGTTCCACGTCGCGCAGTCCGAGCGGTCGACGTACCTGCGGTTCTTCGCGTCCCTCGAGCGGCTGCCCGACCGTGACCTGGAACGGCTCGTCACCGTCGACCACCGGACCCGCGTCGCGCTCGTCGCCGTGAGCGGTGCACCGGGGACCGACGCGCCCGAGCGCATCATCGGCGTCGCGCGCTACGACCTCGTCGCGCCGGAGACCGCCGAGGTCGCGTTCAACATCTCCGACGCCCACCAGGGCAAGGGCCTGGCGTCGGTGCTGCTGGAGCACCTGGCGGCGGCGGCGCGCGAGCGCGGCGTGCGGCGGTTCGTCGCCGAGGTCCTGCCGCAGAACGGGCGCATGCTCGCGGTGTTCAAGGAGGCCGGGTACGAGGTCCGCCAGCGCACCGAGGACGGCGTGGTGCAGGTCGGCTTCGACATCGACCCCACGGACCGGTCGCTCGCCGTCGCGGCGGACCGGGAGCACCGCACCGAGGCGCGGTCCATGCGGGCGCTGCTCACGGCACGTTCCGTGGTCGTCGTCGGCCCCGGGCCGGACCCGGGGCCGGACGGCGGGCTCGCGGCGCGCCAGGCCGCGCGCGTCGTCGAGGGCCTCGTGCCCGAGGCTCGCGCGGGCCGGATCACGGTGCACGCGGTGGGCGTCGGCGACGCGGGGCCCGACGCGAACGGGGTCTCCCACCACCTGCGGATCGAGGACGTCCCGGGGCCGGTCGAGCTCGCGGTCGTCGCGCTGCCCGCGGCGCTCGTGCTGGACGTGGCGCGACGGCTCGGTGACCTCGGTGTGCGTGGTCTGGTGCTCGTCTCCGGCGGGTTCGCGGAGTCGGGGCCCGAGGGGCTCGCACGGCAGCGCCTGCTCGTGGGCATCGCGCACGGTGCCGGCATGCGGGTCGTCGGGCCCTCGTCGTTCGGTCTGCTCGCGACGCACGACGGCACGACCCTCGACGCCTCGCTCGCGGCCCGCCCGCCCCGCCCCGGCCGGGTCGGGCTGTTCTGCCAGTCCGCACCACTGGCGGTCACGCTGCTCGCCGCGGTCGAGCGCCGGGGGCTCGGGCTGGCGCAGCTCGTCTCGGCAGGGCACCGCGCGGACGTGTCCGGCAACGACCTCATGCAGTTCTGGGGCGAGGACGAGGACACCGACGTCGTGGCGCTGTACCTGGAGTCCATCGGCAACCCGCGCAAGTTCTCCCGGGTGGCGCGCAGGCTGTCGGCGCACAAGCCGGTCGTGGTGCTCACCGCCGGTCGGTCGGGGCACGTCGTGCCCCCGGGTCACGCGGTCCGACCGACGCGCGCGCCGCGCCGCACCCTGGAGGAGGTGCTGCGCCAGTCGGGTGCCATCCGGGTGGAGAACGTGCACCAGATGCTCGACGTGGTGCAGCTGCTGGCGCACCAGGCACTGCCGACGGGCCGGCGCACCGCGGTCCTCGCCAGCTCCGCAGGCGGTGCCGCGCTCGTCGCCGAGGCGGCGGCCGCCGCCGGCCTCGTCGTCACCGGCTGCGTCGAGCTGCTGAGCGAGGACGCCGACGCCGCGCGAGTGCGCGCGGCGGTCGAGCGGGTCTACACGGATCCCGACGTCGACGTCGTCGTGGTCGTGCGCATCCCCACGCTCGGTGGCCACGACCCGGTGCTGCGCAGCGAGGTCGCGCGCGCCGCAGCCCGGACGGGCCGCACCACCGTCGCCTGCCTGGACGACCTGCACGGCGTGACCGCCGAGCTCACGGCCCCGGACGGCGACGGGCGGGAGCGGACCGTGCCCGCCTACGCGGGGCCCGAGGACGCCGCGCTCGCGCTCGGCCACGCCGCGCGCTACGCCGCGTGGCGTGCCGGCGGCCGCGGCGTGCCGGTACACCCCGACGGTGTCGACACCCGCGCCGCGGGGCGTCTCGTGGCCGGCCTGCTGAGCGCGTCGGGTGCGACCGACGGGGCGCCGTTGACGCTCGACCCGGCGCAGACCGCCGAGCTGCTGGCGGCCGCGGGCATCCACCTGTGGCCGTCGGTGCGCGTCCACGACGCCGACGAGGCGGTCCGCGCGGCCGAGCGGCTTCGCTGGCCCGTGGCCGTCAAGACCACCGTGCCGGCCCTGCGCCACCGCGCCGACCTCGGCGGCGTGCGGCTCGACGTCGCGGACGAGACGGAGCTGCGGGCCGACGTCGAGGGGATCCTCGCGCTCGCGGGCGAGCACGACCCCGGGCCGGGTGTGCCGCCGCTCGAGGTCCAGGCCATGGCGCCGCACGGTGTCGCGTGCGTCGTGCGGTCCTCCGAGGACCCGTTGTTCGGGCCCGTCATCAGCCTCGGGCTCGCCGGCGACGCCTCCGACCTCCTCGGCGACGTCGCGTACGGCGTGCCCCCGCTCACCGACGTCGACGTCGCCGAGCTCGTGCGCACGCCGCGGGCGGCGCCCCGGCTCTTCGGGTACCGGGGCCTGCCGGCGCTCGACGTGGCCGCGCTCGAGGACCTCGTGGCCCGGGTCTCCGTGCTGGCCGACGCGCTGCCGGACGTGCGGTCGCTCGAGCTGAACCCCGTCGTGGTGTCACCGCACGGCCTGGCCGTCCTCGGTGCGTACGCGTCCGTCGCGCCGGCGGACCGGGCCGACGCGGCCCGTCGGCTCGCGCGGCCGTGA
- a CDS encoding DUF5998 family protein produces the protein MPALSTPLRDDLRRAGYYPDLVGEVLEVALAGEDAVAHLVHPETTFDGAEVRRHVTVLALTATRLVVAHVDDHPADSEHPSASAQATTEAVPLRELRSVAFTHVVNDPQDHRAGDGASELTLAIGWGAVSRVDLEPATCGDPQCDADHGMSGSITPDDVVVRVSAAAEGREAVLAAVRFGRTLSAATSQR, from the coding sequence GTGCCTGCCCTCTCCACCCCGCTGCGTGACGACCTGCGCCGTGCCGGCTACTACCCGGACCTCGTGGGCGAGGTCCTCGAGGTCGCCCTCGCCGGCGAGGACGCGGTCGCCCACCTGGTCCACCCCGAGACGACGTTCGACGGGGCCGAGGTCCGTCGTCACGTCACCGTTCTCGCGCTGACCGCGACCCGGCTGGTCGTCGCCCACGTCGACGACCACCCGGCCGACTCCGAGCACCCGTCGGCCAGCGCCCAGGCGACGACCGAGGCCGTCCCGCTCCGCGAGCTGCGCTCCGTCGCGTTCACGCACGTCGTGAACGACCCGCAGGACCACCGCGCCGGTGACGGCGCGTCGGAGCTGACGCTCGCGATCGGCTGGGGCGCCGTCTCGCGCGTCGACCTCGAGCCGGCCACGTGCGGCGACCCGCAGTGCGACGCCGACCACGGCATGTCCGGTTCGATCACGCCGGACGACGTCGTGGTCCGCGTCAGCGCAGCGGCCGAGGGACGTGAGGCCGTGCTGGCCGCCGTCCGGTTCGGGCGCACCCTGTCGGCGGCGACGTCGCAGCGGTGA
- a CDS encoding alkaline phosphatase family protein → MSTPTTAGRAASSEPHPDELVTPAAGAPSLAHVLPAVAASLGTDVAGGADARALLGLPAARRVCVVLVDGLGHLNLAERGGHAPFLRSLLASSRPLLSTFPSTTATAVAAFGTGRGPGATGMLGYTVRVPATGRLGNLVSWTDMPPPEEWQPHPTVFERLVADGVRVTSVGPARFHGSGLTGAALRGAAYAPAESLGSRVDTVVRALREPGLTYLYWHDVDKTGHHHGWGSWQWGEALAELDFELGRLARSLPRDTLLVVTADHGMVDVDPSRRRDVGTDPVLGAQVGTTGGEPRALHLHVERGADPEVVAARWRDELGDDAVVRTRDEAVAAGWFGPVEPRVRPVVGDVVVAMTGAATVVDSRTQTPASIELRGVHGSLTAREMLVPLLVLG, encoded by the coding sequence GTGAGCACGCCCACGACCGCGGGCCGGGCGGCATCGTCCGAGCCGCATCCCGACGAGCTGGTGACGCCTGCGGCGGGCGCGCCGTCGCTCGCGCACGTCCTGCCGGCCGTCGCGGCGTCGCTCGGTACCGACGTGGCCGGGGGAGCGGACGCACGGGCGCTCCTGGGACTGCCGGCTGCGCGCCGCGTGTGCGTCGTGCTCGTCGACGGGCTGGGGCACCTCAACCTCGCCGAGCGTGGCGGTCACGCGCCCTTCCTGCGCTCGCTGCTCGCGTCCTCGCGGCCGCTGCTCAGCACGTTCCCGTCGACGACCGCGACGGCCGTCGCCGCGTTCGGGACCGGCCGCGGACCCGGTGCGACCGGCATGCTCGGGTACACCGTGCGGGTGCCGGCGACCGGACGGCTCGGCAACCTCGTGTCGTGGACCGACATGCCGCCCCCGGAGGAGTGGCAGCCGCATCCCACGGTCTTCGAGCGCCTGGTCGCGGACGGGGTGCGGGTGACGAGCGTGGGCCCGGCCAGGTTCCACGGCTCGGGCCTGACGGGAGCGGCGTTGCGGGGCGCCGCCTACGCACCTGCGGAGTCCCTCGGCTCTCGTGTCGACACGGTCGTGCGGGCCCTGCGTGAACCCGGGCTGACGTACCTGTACTGGCACGACGTCGACAAGACGGGCCACCACCACGGGTGGGGCTCCTGGCAGTGGGGTGAGGCGCTCGCCGAGCTCGACTTCGAGCTCGGCCGACTCGCGCGGTCGCTGCCGCGCGACACGCTCCTGGTCGTCACGGCGGACCACGGGATGGTCGACGTCGACCCCTCCCGGCGACGCGACGTCGGGACCGACCCCGTCCTGGGGGCGCAGGTCGGCACCACGGGAGGAGAGCCGCGCGCGCTCCACCTCCACGTCGAGCGCGGCGCCGACCCCGAGGTGGTCGCCGCCCGGTGGCGCGACGAGCTCGGTGACGACGCGGTCGTGCGGACGCGCGACGAGGCCGTCGCGGCCGGCTGGTTCGGCCCCGTCGAACCCCGGGTGCGCCCCGTCGTGGGCGACGTCGTCGTCGCGATGACGGGCGCGGCGACCGTCGTGGACTCCCGGACGCAGACGCCCGCGTCGATCGAGCTGCGGGGCGTGCACGGGTCGCTCACGGCCCGCGAGATGCTCGTGCCGCTGCTGGTGCTCGGGTGA
- a CDS encoding thymidine kinase: MAELVFFSGTMDCGKSTLALQMHHNHAARGRDGVLFTRQDRAGNATISSRLGLQRRADEVDDTTDFWAEVVTRRTRGRPVDYLVADEAQFYTAAQVEQLARVVDELSADVFAFGITTDFRARLFPGSARLVELADRVEVLQVRALCWCGSRATHNARTVDGIMVVEGDQVVVGDVGAAVGEAAYEVLCRRHHVRRMTARVARATGPSAQTLLFDDGDAPSGDPGR, encoded by the coding sequence GTGGCCGAGCTGGTGTTCTTCTCCGGGACGATGGACTGCGGCAAGTCGACGCTCGCGCTGCAGATGCACCACAACCACGCGGCGCGGGGACGCGACGGCGTGCTGTTCACGCGGCAGGACCGCGCAGGCAACGCGACCATCTCCTCCCGCCTGGGCCTGCAGCGTCGCGCGGACGAGGTGGACGACACGACGGACTTCTGGGCCGAGGTCGTCACGCGTCGCACCCGCGGACGCCCCGTCGACTACCTCGTCGCCGACGAGGCCCAGTTCTACACGGCCGCCCAGGTCGAGCAGCTCGCGCGCGTGGTCGACGAGCTGTCGGCCGACGTCTTCGCGTTCGGCATCACCACGGACTTCCGGGCTCGGCTCTTCCCCGGCTCCGCCCGGCTCGTCGAGCTCGCGGACCGGGTCGAGGTGCTCCAGGTCAGGGCGCTGTGCTGGTGCGGCTCACGGGCGACCCACAACGCGCGCACGGTCGACGGCATCATGGTCGTCGAGGGCGACCAGGTGGTGGTCGGCGACGTCGGGGCGGCGGTGGGTGAGGCGGCCTACGAGGTCCTGTGCCGGCGGCACCACGTGCGTCGGATGACCGCCCGTGTGGCGCGTGCGACGGGACCGTCGGCGCAGACGCTGCTCTTCGACGACGGCGACGCGCCGTCCGGCGACCCCGGCCGCTGA
- the sepH gene encoding septation protein SepH: MGELELVGLHEDGEHLVVVAPDGQRFRLRIDDPLRAAVRRDRPQLEQLRAEQASALSPREIQSRIRAGATAQEVADAAGVPVEAVRRYEGPVLAEREYIAEQARATRVGRDSGAPVLGDLVTDRLAARGVDVGSLAWDAAREGAGPWTVLARFVVSDEPHLARWTYDPVRRNVVADEDEARWLSETELDEPVSRRHLAAVQDVVFDLAAVEALTAVPEHEPTHALLDELRTRRGVRQPLDLEGDDEEFEGFGPQHVFDFAPGAVTGEPTGTVDEASAPGAHPVDADPAKEAVVLTPPRGERASSPRAQRGGASTHATAPASAAADDDAAAGGDGHPAAPERRPRRTRAKVPSWDEIVFGAKPE, translated from the coding sequence ATGGGTGAGCTGGAGCTGGTCGGTCTGCACGAGGACGGGGAGCACCTCGTCGTCGTCGCGCCCGACGGGCAGCGCTTCCGCCTGCGCATCGACGACCCGCTGCGGGCGGCGGTGCGCCGGGACCGACCGCAGCTGGAGCAGCTGCGGGCCGAGCAGGCGAGCGCGCTGAGCCCGCGCGAGATCCAGTCACGGATCCGGGCGGGTGCGACCGCGCAGGAGGTCGCCGACGCCGCCGGGGTGCCCGTCGAGGCGGTCCGTCGCTACGAGGGTCCCGTGCTGGCGGAGCGCGAGTACATCGCCGAGCAGGCCCGTGCCACGCGCGTCGGACGCGACTCGGGCGCCCCGGTGCTCGGGGACCTCGTGACCGACCGCCTGGCGGCGCGCGGCGTCGACGTCGGGTCGCTCGCGTGGGACGCGGCGCGCGAGGGCGCGGGGCCGTGGACCGTCCTGGCGAGGTTCGTCGTCTCGGACGAGCCGCACCTGGCCCGGTGGACCTACGACCCGGTGCGTCGCAACGTCGTCGCCGACGAGGACGAGGCGCGCTGGTTGTCCGAGACCGAGCTCGACGAGCCCGTGTCCCGCCGCCACCTCGCTGCGGTGCAGGACGTGGTGTTCGACCTCGCCGCGGTCGAGGCCCTCACTGCGGTGCCGGAGCACGAGCCGACGCACGCGCTCCTGGACGAGCTGCGGACGCGTCGTGGTGTGCGCCAGCCGCTCGACCTGGAGGGTGACGACGAGGAGTTCGAGGGGTTCGGCCCGCAGCACGTCTTCGACTTCGCACCGGGCGCCGTGACCGGTGAACCGACCGGCACGGTGGACGAGGCGAGTGCACCGGGCGCCCACCCGGTGGACGCGGACCCCGCGAAGGAGGCGGTCGTCCTGACACCGCCTCGCGGCGAGAGGGCGTCGTCCCCCCGGGCGCAGCGCGGCGGCGCGAGCACGCACGCGACCGCCCCCGCGTCGGCCGCCGCCGACGATGACGCCGCTGCGGGGGGCGACGGGCATCCCGCGGCCCCCGAGCGCCGGCCGCGACGGACGCGGGCAAAGGTCCCCAGCTGGGACGAGATCGTCTTCGGCGCCAAGCCCGAGTGA
- a CDS encoding inositol monophosphatase family protein, with translation MSELVAVAERIAREAGRLVLEGRPETVGVAATKSSAVDVVTAMDLASEDLVRRMLAELRPHDAILGEEGGHRSGTSGVTWVVDPIDGTVNYLYGLPAYAVSVAAVVGEPTPATWTALAGCVHAPATRETWTAGRGLGAHLDGRRLTVAAAPPLGGCLVGTGFGYVAERRRAQARVLAAVLPRVRDVRRMGAAAIDLCQVATGRLDLYYERGLQPWDLAAGALVVTEAGGVVAGLRGAPAGSGMTVAGASERVAELARILEEQEADAPDGPGGESG, from the coding sequence GTGTCCGAGCTCGTGGCCGTCGCCGAGCGCATCGCGCGCGAGGCCGGCCGACTCGTCCTCGAGGGCAGGCCCGAGACCGTCGGCGTCGCCGCGACCAAGTCGAGCGCTGTGGACGTGGTGACCGCGATGGACCTCGCGTCCGAGGACCTCGTGCGGCGCATGCTCGCGGAGCTGCGCCCCCACGACGCGATCCTCGGCGAGGAGGGCGGGCACCGCTCGGGCACCTCGGGCGTGACCTGGGTGGTGGACCCGATCGACGGCACCGTCAACTACCTCTACGGGCTGCCCGCCTACGCCGTGAGCGTGGCGGCCGTGGTGGGCGAGCCGACCCCGGCGACCTGGACCGCGCTCGCGGGCTGCGTCCACGCGCCCGCCACGCGCGAGACGTGGACGGCGGGCCGTGGGCTCGGCGCGCACCTGGACGGCCGGCGCCTGACCGTCGCTGCCGCGCCGCCGCTCGGCGGCTGCCTGGTCGGCACCGGGTTCGGCTACGTGGCCGAGCGGCGCCGCGCGCAGGCGCGCGTGCTGGCGGCCGTCCTGCCGCGGGTCCGCGACGTGCGACGCATGGGGGCCGCGGCGATCGACCTCTGCCAGGTCGCCACGGGCCGGCTCGACCTCTACTACGAGCGCGGGCTGCAGCCGTGGGACCTGGCTGCCGGGGCACTCGTCGTCACCGAGGCGGGCGGGGTCGTCGCGGGTCTGCGGGGCGCGCCGGCAGGGTCGGGTATGACCGTCGCGGGAGCCTCGGAACGCGTCGCCGAACTGGCCCGGATCCTTGAGGAGCAGGAGGCCGACGCACCCGACGGACCGGGCGGCGAGAGCGGGTGA
- a CDS encoding DUF4193 domain-containing protein: MATDYDAPRKTEEDLSEDSLQELQARRSDKNSGVVDEDETEAAEGFELPGADLSGEELSVRVLPRQADEFTCSKCFLVHHRSQLAYERDGMPVCSECAA; this comes from the coding sequence ATGGCAACCGACTACGACGCCCCGCGCAAGACCGAGGAGGACCTGAGCGAGGACTCGCTCCAGGAGCTCCAGGCTCGGCGCTCCGACAAGAACTCGGGCGTGGTGGACGAGGACGAGACGGAGGCTGCCGAGGGCTTCGAGCTCCCCGGCGCCGACCTGTCCGGCGAGGAGCTCTCCGTCCGCGTCCTTCCCCGCCAGGCCGACGAGTTCACGTGCTCGAAGTGCTTCCTGGTGCACCACCGCAGCCAGCTCGCCTACGAGCGCGACGGCATGCCTGTGTGCTCGGAGTGCGCGGCCTGA
- a CDS encoding DUF3093 domain-containing protein, with the protein MTTSREPATPHDERSPVTAAAPAGRSGFHERLWPGPLGWAAVVTFAAVLGAAFLPVDTLLSLVVGVLALLGGLAAAVLTTPRVEVERGTLRAGTAHIPVRLLAAPRVLDRAALRTELGPALDARAFACLRSWIGTAVRVEVRDPQDPTPYWIVSTRRPADLVAALGGTRVETPPTTKAGHPEG; encoded by the coding sequence ATGACCACCTCACGCGAGCCCGCCACGCCCCACGACGAGCGGTCACCGGTCACGGCGGCAGCACCCGCGGGTCGGTCGGGGTTCCACGAGCGCCTGTGGCCCGGACCGCTGGGGTGGGCGGCGGTCGTCACCTTCGCCGCCGTCCTGGGCGCCGCGTTCCTCCCGGTCGACACGCTGCTCTCGCTCGTGGTCGGCGTCCTCGCGCTGCTGGGAGGGCTGGCGGCGGCGGTCCTGACCACCCCCCGCGTCGAGGTCGAGCGGGGCACGCTGCGGGCCGGCACCGCGCACATCCCCGTGCGCCTCCTGGCCGCGCCCCGGGTGCTCGACCGGGCGGCGTTGCGCACCGAGCTCGGGCCGGCGCTCGACGCCCGCGCCTTCGCGTGCCTGCGCTCCTGGATCGGGACGGCCGTGCGCGTCGAGGTCCGTGACCCGCAGGACCCGACGCCGTACTGGATCGTGTCGACGCGGCGGCCCGCCGACCTGGTCGCGGCGCTCGGAGGGACCCGCGTCGAGACCCCACCGACGACGAAGGCCGGCCACCCCGAGGGGTGA